The nucleotide sequence AtgttgattatatatatgctgtGAGGGTATGCTATATGTTGATTATATATACTTAATATACtagtttaataatttatttaaaaagtttTATGTATGATTTTTAAGCGCGTGTGTGTGAGAGAGTGAGAGAGTTGggatttataatttgaattatgatataaagctaaaaaattaaagaaaatccaaaacaaattacacataatatatatatatatatatatatatatatatatatatatatatatatatatatatcccttcTTACTTACCATTGTACCAATAAAATGAATATGTTCGTCCTAACGTCTCCGTTAATCCATCTCaagatcaacacggaggaggtaaatcacggacggctaccaACATTTGGAATAGCGACTAGTACATAAGATAAGTATTTTACCGAGATTCAAATCTCAGACTTTATTATGACAATACCTCATGTGCTAACCACTGACCCATCCGAAAGGACACTATCCTTACCTATAAGTCAATAGGTATAATACACATCATTTCAATGATATTACTCAAAAATAGCATATTGCATACGGAAATTTGAAAAATTTATGATGTTAGATCATCTTTCCATTGAGATTCATTTGTGACATCGGTAAGAATTTTTTACGGAATCAGATGATAATTTTCGGAATGaatcataaaattaaatatataaattaaaaacaatatcaaagcattaaaaaatcataaatattaaaataataaaatatagaaacattaaaaaatgttttttattttattttttttaaagaaaaaaaagtgGGTTTTGAGTTGGTTGGAGCGTAGATTAACCGGAGTCACGGGTCATGTCCCGGTCTAAAGTCACATGTCATATCCAACACGATCCGGAGCAGGCCGTGCTCTCGGACCGAACCGGCCCGGCCCGGTCCGGTCGTGGATTTTGACATTTGTAGCTGTTACATTCGTACCCGTCAATCCGACCCGACGTGGGCTCGCCTTGCCCTCGATTCGTCGAGCACACTGTCTCGCCACCGGCGACGGATATGTTGGCGGCGCGTTTCTCGACCGCCTCTGCGCCCATCATGAAGCTTGGTCTTTCTGCTTCATCAGCTTTCCGGAGACTACTCGCAGGCTCTCGTTCTCTCCTCCCCGTCCCGCCCTTCACTCCCCTCGCTCAATTCCAATCCCCACGCAGAGGTCTCTTTCTCCTTCACTTGTGCTTAACTCCGACAGATGTCTTTCTCGATTTGGCTAACACATTAGTTGAACGAAACACAGGGCTGTGCCAAGTTGCGCTCGCCGTGAAGCCGGCGGCAGGGGCGGAATCGGCCCTCAAAGGGATCGGCGACAGGAATGCGGCTGAGGCCGTTAAGAACATTCTCGAAATGGTATCCCTTCACTCTTTTAGCCTTGATGAGAGTTACCCGACTGTTTGCGTTCTCTTAATTTGGAAAAATAGGGTTTTTATGGTGAAAGCTATCCATTTTGCGTTGAGAATTCGCCTTTAGCTAAATTCGTTATAGAATCTATTAAGGTCGGGGTTAACAGATAGTTCAGACCTTCCAAGTTCCAAGAGCAAGTATTTTTTAGTGTTAAATTGTAGGAATTCTGTCCAGAGGCAAGCCCAAGATCAGAGCAAGCTGTGATGGATAGTTGTTGGGCTGAGATGGGAGATTGGCCGAGGTGAATTGTCAAGGTGGGTGTGCCAACCTTGGAGCTTCTCTCTACTGCCACTGTTCACAGAGAAGCTGAAGACCATTTTTCCACCTCCTAGGGCCTATATATTTATAGCCCTTGGGCATGTCCAAACTATGAAGTTTGCTAGGTTGTTGCTTGTCTTAGGTTTGACGCCATTTTGCGGCATTAATCAGTAATGTGGCCATGCTGAAATGGCAGTAAGTTCTCTAGCTGCTAGACTTTCTCTCTCGAGACTGTCATTCGTTCCTTGAGGACCTTTGTCAAGTTCTGCTCCATTCTAGTATTGCTTCCAATTTCTCACTATTTTGACTTGTCCTTACTCTTCACCTGATGTCTCACCACCCTCTTTCTGCTTAGCCAACCCCGATTGACATCCCATTAGAGCATGGGACCTTGACTAAGGAATATAGGTGTGAATGAGAGGATGCTCATTTGCTACCCTCCACTAAGCTTGTTGAGCTCAAATGGTCTTATGGGGTGCCCAATGACTTTATTGTTTGGTTTTGCAGAAATTTGACTGAACATTTCGACCTTCTAGTGGGATGAAACTCCGAATGGGATGTTTACCTtgtctactaattaattcctAGTCAAGCTTCATTTTCCATTTTTTGCCTTTGCTACCTACTCCTAAACTCCTTCTTCATCTAACTCTTAAATTCCCCCTTCATCTAACACCTAAATTCCCTTTATTTGTATGAAGGGCAATTCTTTTTGAAATCACGAAGGCGTGTGACCATGTTCCTAATTGAATCACGTTGGGTAAGGATTGAACCTATTGAGTGACTTTTTCAAGAGGCCAATCAGGTGTGCTTTGGCCAAGTGAGCTACTGCATGTCTTCTTGATTTGGGTGGAAGCCTGACTTTGTCACAAAGGGTAGAAGAGAGGATTCATTTTTGTGTCCTACCCTAGGTCACTTGTTCCAACCCTCCGGTCCTATTCACCTTTTGTTAGGACGAAAGAGGCAAGATGAAAGAGGCATTGATTTGCAAATTGGTATCATTGAATCTGAGCTTCTTAGAGATTTGTCTAAGAAGGCTCTAGTAAAAATGTGGAACCGCTACATCAGCGgctcccctagagccggtcccacggatatggagggaggtaaatgcaggtacacaggtggaaagtacaCAGGTCTAAGAAGGCTCTAGTGGTATTGTCTTTTGAGGCCCCATAGGTGTGTTTTACCTTTTTATGGTAAAGGTGAGGTAGTTGACATAGTAATTCTTTATTTTACAAGTATCAATTTTTTGGACTTCCTAGGTGGTTTCTTCTTTAGTGAACACGTAGTGACACAACCTTCAATTCTCAACTTCAAGTCTCACTTCCCTTGAGGAGCAAGGAAGGTGTTCCTCCAGTGTGCAAATCAAGGCATTGCATGAGCAATGTTAGCCTCTTAGTTGTTAGTGACACCTTAAGGGCCTTAGGTCCTTTTGAATGATTGACTTGCCTGTAGTAGTGATCCTTGTGAGCCCCTAGGTGCCTGACATCTCTTCCTTGGTCCCTAGCTAGGCAGGCAAAGCTAGTGCTCCTTTGCATGTCGAGACTAAGGTGCTTGAGGTTTAGGCCACAAGATCCAAGTAGTCAAGAGGTTTGAAGAGGCCTGAGTTGTCAAGCCTTGTCATGTGACTTGCCCTCGACTGAAAAAGGGCAAAAACATCATCATGGTGATTCCTGAGGTCTCGTTGTTGGTAGATCTATTCTAAGGACGAGATCCCTTTGCCCCTAGTTTAATTGATGAGCTATGCAGAGTTTGCAAGTAACCCATCTTTTGAGACATGAAAAGTTGGTCTCCCCTCTAACTAAGACAACCCTTAAAGTTTGATGAAACTTAATAGGTAAAAGTTGGATCTCAAAGAGCTCTAGGTCCTCTTGTCAATATTTTATGGAGGCATTTATCCTAGGCTAGGTGTTAAGTTTCACGATATGAGCTCGGAAAAGCTCATTGTTAAGAGTGTAAAGACAAACAGTTCAACGCTCCATCATTAAATCCAAACTTCTTAGGGACTTGTTTGTGGAGGCTCTAGTGGAATTAGTCTTTCAAGGCCCCATAGGTATGTGGTCTGCCCTCCCTTTTTATTGTAAACATGAGGTGGTTGACATGTTAATTCCTTATTTTATAGGTATGGATTCTCTTAGTTCTTAGGTGATGCCTTTTTTTACGAACAGGTTATTGTACAATCTTCAACACCTATCTTTGAAGCCTCACTCTCCGAGAAGATTGAGGAAGACATGCCCTTGGTGTGCAGATCTAGGCACTGCATGAGCAGTGCCAACCTCTCAATTATCAATGTCACCTCAAGTGCCTTGGGTCCTTTAGCGACTACTAACTTGCTTGTGGTTGCAATTCTTGTGAGTATAACGATCCCCTAGGCCTGACGTCTTTTCATCGTTCCCTATCTAAGCAGACAAAGTTGTCACTCCTTTGCTTGTCGAGACTAAGGTGATCAAGGTTGAGGCCACGAAATCCGTGGAGTCAAGGGGCTTACAAAGGTGATCCCTTTAACTTGTCGTGATAAGTTGAAGGGCAGTATTCGTTTTGATGGCATCTCAGACCTCGCACCACGAAGAAGGCTAAATTTCTTGAGTTCTAGAAGAAGTATGTCTACTTCATTGttcaaatttttatattttacctTTCTTTGATTCATCGTTACGTGTTTTGAACTATTGAGCCCCACATTTGTCAAGCGCTATTTGTCGGCTATGTCACGAGTTGCGTGCTTTTAGCATGGGTTCTCGGTGGTGAGTTGCTCATGGGTCTTTGTTGGCTAATTCCATTTTGACTGCTATCCTCAGGGCTTAGCGTTCATGGCTTTGGTTGTCTGGTCAATGTTAGTTGGTCATAGGCATCGTCCTGATTTAGGCCTCTCGCCTAAAAATTCCTTCCTCACCCCTTTTCTTTGCTTGTCTTCGATTCACAATTTGGATATCTTTCAGTTACTCGCTAGTCTTCTGTCCAACTTTAGAGAGCTAATCTTAATTTTTCTCTACTGTTGTTGACACAGAGAAGAAAAAGGTCCTTGCTTTATCTTCTAGGGCCATATTTATAGTCCTTGGCAATGGCAGAGCCAACCCGGGTCATCTACTCGggctaggggtgagcattcggtcaaAACCGAACTGACCGAACCGAATAGACCGAAAACCGAATTTCTTTTCAACCAACCGAATTGACCGAATTTCCCTATgaaaccgaaccgaccgaactGATAAGatatcggttaattcggttttcgaCTGAATTGACCGAATTTGAAAACCCTTTTCGGTTTTAccttaaaaaaaagattttatttaattaattatattttaatataaaaattaattaaaataatattcttattcggtttaaccgaattacAAAATTCAAAATCGAAACCGAACCGAATTAATCGAAAACCGAtccgaattttcaaaaaaaaaccgaaaaccgaattaaccgaaccgaatttctaaattcggttggttcggttcggttaattcggtttttcCGAATTTTTGCTCACCCCTTACTCAGGCTGTATAGACCACGAGCGCTGACACCGATGTCATCACCCCGGGCTACCTCCCTttccctcttttttttcctttttcccacCTTAATTCTCCTTCTCACCGCCGTTGGACCCCCGGGCTATAGCCCGGTTAGCTGTTAATATGGCTCCGCCTGTGGTCCTTGGGATTTGCATTCACACCTTTGGGTGCTACCATGTGTCCATGTTGTGATGTCAATTAGCTTGTTGTTTGTCTTAAGGTTGATGTCACTTTGGGCCAAGATCAGTGATGCGATGTTGAAAAGGTGCCCTTATATTTATGTGGGCAATAGGGCTCAGTGGGCCATTTGTCGGGCCCCAATTACTACTTGCATCATGGGGTTACGGTCACTTAGCATTAGAATTGTAATCTCGGTTCTTCTTGGAATCAATACATTTGATGAAATTGATCATTTTGGTGGCTAGGCAAGACGTTCCTTGACAAGAAGAGAGGTTATCCATACAGACTTTCTCACTCCACCCGTTCTAAGGGAGTCTCTTCTTGCACTGGAGAAGCTGGCTGATGTGAAAGCTGTAGCTCAGGGTGGTTATCCTGAGGTAAGCTACTTAAGATGCTCAAACATTCTGAAGAGAATTACTATTTCATCTGAAACTTTGTTTTTGATTCATTTAGGCTGAACGTTGCCGCCTCTCAGTTGGACATCCAGATGTCATGCAAACTGACCCAGATGTTGTCTCTGCCTTGAGGTTTTTTTAATCTATGTTCTCTTGTTGCTTTTATCCTCTATTTATGTttgctgaaaaaaaaaaattctccagcATCACGGGGAACTTTAATTTTGATGGTTGTTCTCATGGTGACTTTCTTGGTGCAATTCTTGGCACAGGGATTGCTAGAGAGAAAGTTGGAGATATTCTAGTGCAGGTACAATGTCAATGTGTATGACTTCGCTTTTACAATTTTTAGGTGGTTGTATATTTGAAAGTTCGATTATTCCAAGGAAAAAAACAAATCTAAGAGGTTGATATGCTTTGTTATATTATACAGGGTGAAAAGGGAGCCCAAGTCCTTATTGTTCCAGAACTTACTGAGTTTGTTGTGTCATCCATGGATAAGgtgaaaacttccttttcttgGGTATATCATTCTTAATCGTATCTCCTGTCTATAGCCTATTTACATTGAAATctcattttatagttttcatagtTTGTCGTTAAAGATCTTTGGTGAAGTTATTTCAGCGATATTGCCCTTATTAATGAGATTCAAGTTCAAATCTCAAGCTACCATCAAGCTTCTTTTTTTAGTGTCATTCCAAACTGTAGCCAATGAAATTTGGCACTAAACAGCTTTGCTTGTTTAGGTTGGTAATGTGACTGTGACTTGCACACCTATACCGTTGCTTGCTTTGGAGTATGAGCCTCCAAGGTTCGGGATAATTGCGTTGTTTTATCAGTTCTGTTTTTC is from Zingiber officinale cultivar Zhangliang chromosome 7B, Zo_v1.1, whole genome shotgun sequence and encodes:
- the LOC122007070 gene encoding putative RNA-binding protein YlmH — protein: MLAARFSTASAPIMKLGLSASSAFRRLLAGSRSLLPVPPFTPLAQFQSPRRGLCQVALAVKPAAGAESALKGIGDRNAAEAVKNILEMARRSLTRREVIHTDFLTPPVLRESLLALEKLADVKAVAQGGYPEAERCRLSVGHPDVMQTDPDVVSALSITGNFNFDGCSHGDFLGAILGTGIAREKVGDILVQGEKGAQVLIVPELTEFVVSSMDKVGNVTVTCTPIPLLALEYEPPRTKTSKTVEASLRVDAIASAGFKISRTKLVDLISNGDVRVNWAPVTKNGATLKTGDVVSVSGKGRLKIGEITETRKGKYAVELIRYL